From the Agromyces laixinhei genome, the window CAGGCAAGTCCTCAGAGCAGGGCGACCGACGCGGCCCGGCCGCCGGGCACCTCGATGTCGTGGAAGCGGATGCCGCGCCATCCGGAGCCGAATTCGGGCGGGCTCACCTCGATTCGGCCGACGCCGCCGTCGTCGCTCGGCATGCTCAGCGCCAGCCTCGAAGGTTCGATGAAGTCGGTGTGGCCGATGGCGCGGAGGAGCGCCGACTTCCGCGCCCACAGCGTCGCCCGGGCGATGGCGCGTGCGTTCGGGTCGAAACGGTCGAGCGCCGCACGCTCGCTCGCATGGAAGGCCGCTTCATCGATGACGGCTCCGGTCTCGAGTGAGGCCGGCTCGATACCGACCCCGACCGGATGCCTCGTGGCCGCCGCTCCGACCACGGCATCGCCTGCGACGGCGACATCGGCGTACCACGGGGCGCCCGAGGGGGTCAGCGGATACGCGATCGACGGCCGCCCGTGCCGTGCCCCGCACTCCACGCAGCCGTGCACGAGTTCGACGTCGTCGGCGGGCACCCCCGTGGCATGCGCGAGCAGTCCGCGCAGAACCGTGTCTGCCGCCGGGCCACGGCGCCCGCGAAGCATCACGACGACTCGTACACCGGAGTCCCCGAGCTCGATGAGCTCGCCCTCGGCCGCGACATCCATACCCCCATCCTCTCGCACCCGTGCCGCGGCGGCCGACGCACCTTCACTCGGATATGCCGCGGTGCGCATGCCATGGCCCGTAGGGTCGAACGGTGACAGAGATCGAAGGCGACACCGTTCCCGCTCCGGTCCGGCAGGGTCCGCTCTACCGAATCGTCCGCGGCATCCTCCGCCCGCTCGTACGTCTCATCTACCGGCCGACGATCACCGGGGCCGAACACGTTCCCATGCACGGGCCGGTCATCCTCGCCTCGAACCACCTCTCGTTCGTCGACAGCATCGTGATTCCGCTCGCCTCACCGCGACCCGTGCAGTTCCTCGCCAAGTCGAGCTACTTCACCGGCACCGGCTTCTCGGGCTGGGTCTCGCGCACCTTCTTCGGCGCGATCGGCGCCGTCGCCGTCGACCGCGGCGCCGGCTCGCAGGCACAGGAGGCCCTCGATGCCGGCGAACGCATCCTCGACGCCGGCAACGCCTTCGCCATCTACCCCGAAGGCACGCGTTCGCTCGACGGCCGTCTCTACCGCGGCCGCACCGGTGTCGCCTGGCTCGCACTGACCACGGGTGCCCGTGTCGTGCCCGTTGGTCTCATCGGCACCGAGAAGATCCAGCCCGTCGGGGCGAAGCTGCCGCGCGTGCGACCCGTGACGGTGAGCTTCGGAGCGCCGCTCGATCTCGCGAGGCACGGCCAGGCCGGGTCTGGGCGCGCCCGTCGAGCCGCGACCGATGAGATCATGGCGGCGATCCACGCGCTCAGCGAGCAAGAGCTCGCCGGCGTGTACAACGAAACCCCGCCGCAAGGCGCCCTCGCCAAGCTCGCCGACCGCGTGGTTCCGCGCGAGCGGATCTGACCGGATTCCCAGCTGTTCCCGGTCTCGCACCGGTATCGTCGGTTCGATGCGCTCTGCCTCGATCATCAGCCGCGTCGCCGCGGCGGTCGTCGTGGTGCTCGCGTTCGCCGCGTGTTCGGGTCCGGGCTCCGGCGACATCAAGCGTGCCGCCGCCGGCAGTGAGGCCGCCGCCGTCGTCGAGCTGCCGATCCCGTCGGCGACCGAGTTCGACCCCGGCCACATCGTGAGCGACGACTCGTTCTACGACAGCGGCGCGATGAGCGAGGTCGAGATCCAGGCCTTCCTCGAGGGTCTCGACTGCCGCCCGAAAGACCGCGTGCCGTGCCTCGCCGACTTCATGCAGAGCACGGCGACGCTCCCGGCGGCGGGGCCCGGGCACTGCACCGAGTACCGGGGCGGCATCCGGGAGCGGGCGAGCCGCATCATCTCCAAGGTCGCCGCGTCGTGCGGTGTGAGCCCGAAGACCCTGCTCGTGCTCCTCCAGAAGGAGCAGTCGCTGCTCACTCGGCCGAGCGAGTCCGGCTACCTCCGGGCGATGGGGTACGGCTGCCCCGACACCGCCGACTGCGACACGAAGTACTTCGGCTTCTTCAATCAGGTCTACAACGCCGCCTGGCAGTTCCGGCAGTACACCGAGCAGCCCGATCGCGCGTACCGCATCGGCGCGGTCGACGTGCAGTTCCATCCGGATGCCGCGTGCGGCGCGGCACCCGTCGCCATCGCCAACCAGGCGACGGCGAACCTGTACAACTACACGCCGTACCAGCCGAACCCGGCCGCCGTGGCCGACCCCGAGGTCGGAGACGGGTGCTCGGCCTTCGGCAACCTGAACTTCTGGCGACTGTGGCACCGGTGGTTCGGCGACCCCGAATCGGAGCGGTACCCCGGCTTCCTGCCGCCGTGCAGCAGGCTCGTCGGCGGCCAGGCGTGCCCGATCCCCGAGGCGACGCTGCCCGCGGTGCCGCTGGCGCGACTCAGCGCTGACTGACGGTCACGACCGGTTCGTGCCGCACCGGGAATGCCACGGATGCCGCGATGAAGCACTTCTCGGCCGCCTCGCCGTGGATCGTGCGGGCGAGCCCCAGCATCGAGGCATCCGCCACGACGACGCGCGGTCGCAGTACGGCCTCGACGAATGCCCCGCCGCCGCGGCCGTCTTCGCGCATGAGCCCGACGGGCCGATCGGTGTAGCCGCGCACGAGAATGCCGTGATTCGTCGCGACGTGCAGGTACGAGAGCATGTGGCACTGTCCGAGAGCGGCGAGCAGCAGCTCCTCGGGGTTCCAGCGCTCGCGATCCCCGTGGAACGCCCGGTCGCTCGACCCCGTGATCTCGTGCAGCTTGTCCGCCGCGCGAACGACGTGCTGACGGCCGTAGTCGCGATAGCCCGAGGTGCCCGTGCCGCGGTCGCCCTGCCACTCGACCTCGATCTCGTAGCGGTGTTCGCCGAGCATGCTTCCTCCGATCGTGCGCGCGGGCCGCGCCATCCGATTCTGCACCCCGTTGGCGGCCTCGGCGCGGCGATAGGCTGGGGTCACCATGACTGATTCCCGCATCGACGCCCAGACAGCCGCCGCCCCGGTCTATTCCGTGCCGCAGGAGCGCAAGATCGTGACCGCCATCCCCGGTCCGAAGTCGCTCGAGCTGCAGGCCCGACGATCGAAGGTCGTCTCATCCGGCGTCTCCTCGGCGCTGCCCGTCTACATCGAGCGGGCGAACGGCGCGATCCTGGTCGACGTCGACGGCAACCGCTTCGTCGACTTCGGTGCCGGCATCGGCGTGACCACGGTCGGGCACACCGAGCAGAGCGTCGTCGCCGCGGCGGCCGAGCAGCTGCAAGACGTCATCCACACGCTCTTCACGATCACCCCGTACGAGGAGTACGTGCGTGTCGCCGAACTCCTCGCCGAGCGCACGCCGGGCAACTGGCAGAAGAAGAGCGTGCTCGTCAACTCCGGAGCCGAGGCGGTCGAGAACGCCGTGAAGATCGCCCGCAAGCACACCGGTCGCCGTGCCGTCGCCGTGCTCGACCACGCCTATCACGGCCGCACGAACCTCACGATGGCGATGAACTACAAGGCGATGCCGTACGCGACCGGGTTCGGTCCGCTCGCCGGCGACGTCTACCACGCGCCGAGTTCGTACCCATACCGCGACGGCCTGTCGGGCGAAGATGCTGCCGCCCGCACGGTCGCCTACCTCGAGAAGGTCGTCGGGGCGAGCGACCTCGCCTGCCTCGTCGTCGAGCCGATCCAGGGCGAGGGCGGCTTCATGGTGCCCGCCGACGGGTTCCTCCCGACCCTGCAGGCGTGGTGCACCGAGCACGGCGTCGTCATGATCGCCGACGAGATCCAGTCGGGCATGGCCCGCACCGGCCGCTACTACGCGAGCGAGCACTTCGGCTGGGAGCCCGACCTCGTGCTCTCGGCGAAGGGCATTGCGGGCGGCCTTCCCCTCGCCGCGGTCACCGGTCGTGCCGAGATCATGGACTCCGCGCAGCCCGGCGGACTCGGGGGCACCTTCGGCGGCAACCCCGTCGCATGCGCCGCGGCCATCGCCGTCTTCGAATCGATCGAGCAGAACGACCTGCTCGCCCACGCGCAGCGCATCGAGGCCGCCCTCCGCGCGGGCCTCACGAAGCTCGCGGAGCGCTACGACATCATCGGTGAGATCCGCGGCATGGGAGCCATGATCGCCATCGAGCTCGTGCAACCCGGCACCGCTCGCACCACGAAGATCCCGAATGCCGAAGCGGTCGCCGCGATCGTCGCGTTCGCCGGCCAGCACGGCGTGCTCTTCCTCAGCGCCGGCACCTTCGGCAACGTGCTGCGCTTCCTGCCGAGCCTGGCGGTGAGCGACGCACTCATCGAAGACGGTCTCCGCGTGCTCGACGACGCCCTCGCCTCCATCGGATAGCACAGGTGACCGGCACATTCTCAGTCACTGACAGCGTCGAACTCGCCGTGGTCGAGCGTAGTGGTTTCACCGAGTCCCGGCACGCGGGTTCCGCCGTCGTGCTCTCCCCCGAGGGCGAGGTGCTGCGCGCCCTCGGCGACGTCGTCACCCCGATCTTCCCCCGGTCCTGCCTGAAGCCGTTCCAGGCCGTCGCCGTCATGACCTCGGGCGTCACGCTCCGCGGCGAAGACGCGGCGATCGCAACGGCGAGCCATTCGGGCACCGCGGCGCATGTCGCACTCGTGCGGCGCCTGCTCGAACGGCAGTCGCTGCCCGAGTCGGCGCTCGGCTGCCCGCCGGCGGCCCCCAGCGACCAGGTGGCGCGCGAACAGCTCACCCGCTCCGGGGGCCCGCGTGAGCGGGTCTACATGAACTGCTCCGGCAAGCACGCGGCGATGCTCCTCGCCTGCGTCGCAGGCGACTGGCCGCTCGAGGGCTACCTCGAGTTCGGCCATCCGCTGCAGAAGCGTGTGCTCGACGTCATCGAACGCTTCACCGGAGAGCGCCCGGCGGCGACGGCGGTCGACGGCTGCGGCGCCCCCGTGCACGCGATCAGCCTCGGCGGGCTCGCTCGCGGCATCCAGAAGATCACGACCGCCGCGGCCGGCTCACCCTTCGCCCTGTATCGCGAAGCGGCGGCGCTCACCGAGGCCGTGCGCGAGCACGCCTGGGCCGTGGGCGGCCCCGGCCAGCCCGACACGGTCGCCGTCGAGCGCCTCGGCGTCTTCGCCAAGATCGGCGCCGAGGGCGTCATGGTCATGACGGCACCCGACGGCACCACCGTGGCGCTCAAGGTGCTCGACGGTTCCTCTCGCGCCTCGACGATCATCGCGCTCCGGCTGCTCGCCCAGTCGGGCGCGATCGACGACCGGGCCATCGATGCCGTGCAGACCGAGCTCGACCTCTGGGTCATCGGCGGCGAGCAGCGCGTCGGCTCGATCCGCGCCACCATCTGACCCGGCCCTGTACCCGAGCTCTCGGCCGACTGTCGTCAACCGCCGGGTGCCACGGGCCAGATCGCGCGCTGCACGCCCGTCACCGGGTGGATGACCCAGCATTGCGAAGTGTCGTCGAGGAGCGGAGGCAGTTCTCGGGTTCGCCCGAGGGAGCGGAACTCGATCAGGCTGCCGTGCACGACCTTTACCGCATCCTCCCTGAGCGTCGCGCTCAGCGACCAACTCGACGCCCACGCGTCGCCGTCGCCGACGATCACCGGTGGCGGCGCATCCGGGCTCGAGGCGGCGAGAGCGGCCCGCACGGCGACCTCGCCGCCGGCGGTGAGCAGAATCGGCGCTCGCCCTGCGGCGGCGATCGTCGCCGCGGCCGCGCGAGGTGCCGTCGTCACGACGGTGTACGGCGTGTCGGGGCGCAGCTCGAGTGGCAGCACCGGGGGCGCGGCGCCGAACGAGCGTCGGGCCGCATCGACGACCTGCAGCCGGTGCCCGTGCCACTGGCCCGACCCTGAAGGCGCCGTCCCGCGCCAGAGCTCACCCCGGCCGCCCGCCTGCACGAGATCGGTTCGCGTCGCGTGCCGAAGCAGGAGACGCGAGCCGAACGCATCGCGGAGCCCCGCCCCGAGCGCCGTCGGCTGCACCGCTGACGCGGCGACCGCCAGCCCCCGTGCGCGCCCCTCGCGGATCAGCGACTCCACCATGGCCGAGGCCGCATGCCGGTACTCCTCCGGCCAGGCGCGGAAGCGCATGTCGAGGTCGTCGATCACCACGAGCGTCGGAACGACCGCTCCCCCGCGGACAGCGGCCTGTGCGCCGGCAAGCGCGTCCCAGACCGCGCTCCGCGGTCCGTCGAGACGCAGCGTCGTCGACGGAACGTCGTCACCCCCGGCCAGGCTCTCTGCGGCGGATTCGGTGGCGTTCTCGACCGCGTTCTCGACCGCAGTCAGCGCCGTGCTCCGCCCGCTGCCGGGAGCGCCGAGAACGAGGAGGGCGCCGTCGCGCAGCGGCGACCACCGTGCGGCACTGCGGCGCTGCCGCTCGGGCTCGTCGACCACGCCGAACGAGAGCCCGTCGAACGAGAGCGCATCGTCACCGATGGCGGGGCGGTCGTTCACCGTTCCCGCCCGCTGCCCCGCCGCTTCCGGTTCTGCGGCGGTGACGAGTTCGGCGACCGCATCGGGGGCGATGCGGGTCGGCAACGGATCGAGCCAGGTGCGTCGCGCTCGCCGGGAGCCGGATGCCGCCGCGA encodes:
- a CDS encoding 4'-phosphopantetheinyl transferase family protein, whose product is MDVAAEGELIELGDSGVRVVVMLRGRRGPAADTVLRGLLAHATGVPADDVELVHGCVECGARHGRPSIAYPLTPSGAPWYADVAVAGDAVVGAAATRHPVGVGIEPASLETGAVIDEAAFHASERAALDRFDPNARAIARATLWARKSALLRAIGHTDFIEPSRLALSMPSDDGGVGRIEVSPPEFGSGWRGIRFHDIEVPGGRAASVALL
- a CDS encoding lysophospholipid acyltransferase family protein, with product MTEIEGDTVPAPVRQGPLYRIVRGILRPLVRLIYRPTITGAEHVPMHGPVILASNHLSFVDSIVIPLASPRPVQFLAKSSYFTGTGFSGWVSRTFFGAIGAVAVDRGAGSQAQEALDAGERILDAGNAFAIYPEGTRSLDGRLYRGRTGVAWLALTTGARVVPVGLIGTEKIQPVGAKLPRVRPVTVSFGAPLDLARHGQAGSGRARRAATDEIMAAIHALSEQELAGVYNETPPQGALAKLADRVVPRERI
- a CDS encoding OsmC family protein, producing the protein MLGEHRYEIEVEWQGDRGTGTSGYRDYGRQHVVRAADKLHEITGSSDRAFHGDRERWNPEELLLAALGQCHMLSYLHVATNHGILVRGYTDRPVGLMREDGRGGGAFVEAVLRPRVVVADASMLGLARTIHGEAAEKCFIAASVAFPVRHEPVVTVSQR
- the gabT gene encoding 4-aminobutyrate--2-oxoglutarate transaminase — translated: MTDSRIDAQTAAAPVYSVPQERKIVTAIPGPKSLELQARRSKVVSSGVSSALPVYIERANGAILVDVDGNRFVDFGAGIGVTTVGHTEQSVVAAAAEQLQDVIHTLFTITPYEEYVRVAELLAERTPGNWQKKSVLVNSGAEAVENAVKIARKHTGRRAVAVLDHAYHGRTNLTMAMNYKAMPYATGFGPLAGDVYHAPSSYPYRDGLSGEDAAARTVAYLEKVVGASDLACLVVEPIQGEGGFMVPADGFLPTLQAWCTEHGVVMIADEIQSGMARTGRYYASEHFGWEPDLVLSAKGIAGGLPLAAVTGRAEIMDSAQPGGLGGTFGGNPVACAAAIAVFESIEQNDLLAHAQRIEAALRAGLTKLAERYDIIGEIRGMGAMIAIELVQPGTARTTKIPNAEAVAAIVAFAGQHGVLFLSAGTFGNVLRFLPSLAVSDALIEDGLRVLDDALASIG
- a CDS encoding asparaginase, with the translated sequence MTGTFSVTDSVELAVVERSGFTESRHAGSAVVLSPEGEVLRALGDVVTPIFPRSCLKPFQAVAVMTSGVTLRGEDAAIATASHSGTAAHVALVRRLLERQSLPESALGCPPAAPSDQVAREQLTRSGGPRERVYMNCSGKHAAMLLACVAGDWPLEGYLEFGHPLQKRVLDVIERFTGERPAATAVDGCGAPVHAISLGGLARGIQKITTAAAGSPFALYREAAALTEAVREHAWAVGGPGQPDTVAVERLGVFAKIGAEGVMVMTAPDGTTVALKVLDGSSRASTIIALRLLAQSGAIDDRAIDAVQTELDLWVIGGEQRVGSIRATI